One genomic region from Bacillus sp. SLBN-46 encodes:
- a CDS encoding glycosyltransferase family 4 protein: MKKILFLLNFVGKGGTEKYVLDLIHAVGPENSVFIYSEEGPGLEDFKRTNVDIHQVKMTGPFDLNAAKQVKQIALKEQVDVIHAQFLRENYLAILAKLMGARCKVIWSYHVDVPMGKAIRTLNKVMTSFNHKVITVSQFMFRQLQQKGVSSNKLKLIYNGVNGPVDSDPLTSLRAVPVISVVGRLREEKGQAFLIKSLAALRKHNPEIKWECHIYGEGPQQEELTALVQQLNLENFVHFKGFSSDKDKLYLSSDIIVIPSSNEALSYVAMEALSYNRIVVATNVGGLPEIVKHGETGMLVKYGDTEELAQTLLSLFTDQALVQKLSIKGREYFDENFTLEKMVKETIALYK; this comes from the coding sequence TTGAAGAAAATTTTATTCTTATTAAATTTCGTTGGTAAAGGCGGAACTGAAAAGTACGTCTTAGATTTAATTCATGCAGTAGGACCAGAAAATAGTGTGTTTATTTATTCAGAAGAGGGTCCTGGTTTAGAGGATTTTAAACGAACTAACGTTGATATCCATCAAGTAAAAATGACAGGTCCGTTTGATCTTAATGCTGCTAAGCAAGTTAAGCAAATAGCTCTTAAGGAACAGGTGGACGTCATTCATGCTCAGTTCCTAAGGGAAAATTACCTCGCAATATTGGCAAAACTGATGGGGGCTCGCTGCAAGGTTATATGGAGCTATCACGTTGATGTTCCAATGGGCAAGGCCATCCGAACGTTAAATAAAGTCATGACATCCTTCAATCATAAAGTGATTACTGTTTCCCAATTTATGTTCAGGCAGTTGCAGCAAAAGGGAGTCTCATCTAACAAGCTAAAATTAATTTATAACGGAGTGAATGGCCCGGTAGACAGTGATCCATTAACTAGCTTAAGAGCGGTGCCTGTGATATCAGTTGTTGGTAGACTCCGTGAAGAAAAAGGACAGGCTTTTTTGATTAAAAGCTTAGCAGCCCTTAGGAAGCATAACCCGGAAATCAAGTGGGAATGCCATATTTATGGGGAAGGGCCACAGCAGGAAGAATTAACTGCCTTGGTCCAACAATTAAACCTTGAAAATTTTGTTCATTTTAAAGGTTTTTCCTCAGATAAGGATAAGCTATACCTAAGTAGTGACATTATCGTCATTCCATCAAGCAATGAGGCATTATCCTATGTGGCGATGGAGGCTCTATCCTATAACAGGATTGTGGTAGCGACAAATGTGGGCGGTTTGCCTGAAATTGTCAAGCATGGAGAGACGGGGATGCTTGTAAAGTATGGGGATACGGAAGAGTTAGCACAAACTCTTTTAAGTCTGTTCACTGACCAAGCGCTAGTCCAAAAACTTTCCATTAAGGGAAGAGAGTATTTTGATGAGAATTTTACATTAGAAAAAATGGTGAAAGAAACAATTGCACTTTATAAGTAA
- a CDS encoding LicD family protein yields the protein MMATFVDNLIKQLRASKFYGVAKNNPVLIKMKRKYDKVQYQKQKDMVHVYGMQTLKYMKEGFAEIGEEFWLDYGTLLGAVREKDFIGHDKDLDIGCFNFDDQKKAKLVKVLEKKGVKLYKQYEMDGKIFEQAFHYNGLHIDIFYYWKTGEDKIWCYFSDIGTKMEFENHSDYQIAKGYRTQSVTSRFTGLIDYEFKGELFKIPSNYHEYLVDNYGTSYMQKDENWVAGESPDNIKLVDKPVIVKEYI from the coding sequence ATGATGGCAACGTTTGTTGACAATTTAATCAAACAATTACGCGCCAGTAAATTCTATGGGGTAGCTAAAAATAATCCGGTTTTAATAAAAATGAAAAGAAAATATGATAAAGTGCAATACCAAAAGCAGAAGGATATGGTCCATGTTTACGGGATGCAAACCTTGAAATATATGAAAGAAGGTTTTGCAGAAATCGGAGAAGAATTTTGGCTTGATTATGGGACGTTGCTTGGTGCAGTAAGAGAGAAGGACTTTATTGGGCACGACAAGGACCTTGATATTGGCTGCTTTAATTTTGATGACCAAAAGAAAGCAAAGCTTGTTAAGGTTTTAGAGAAAAAAGGGGTAAAGCTTTACAAGCAATATGAAATGGACGGAAAGATTTTTGAACAGGCCTTTCATTATAATGGCTTACATATTGATATCTTCTATTATTGGAAGACCGGTGAGGATAAAATTTGGTGTTATTTTAGTGATATTGGCACGAAGATGGAGTTTGAAAATCATTCGGACTATCAAATTGCTAAAGGGTATCGCACCCAATCCGTTACCTCTCGTTTTACGGGGTTAATCGACTATGAATTTAAAGGTGAACTGTTTAAGATTCCTTCAAATTATCATGAGTATTTGGTTGATAACTACGGGACAAGCTATATGCAAAAAGATGAGAACTGGGTTGCAGGGGAATCACCAGATAATATTAAGCTGGTTGATAAACCGGTTATTGTAAAGGAATATATTTAG
- a CDS encoding nucleotide sugar dehydrogenase, with translation MNKICVIGLGYIGLPTSVMFANNGIQVHGVDVNAAAVEKIQNKQLHIEENGLEERLIAAIDSGNFTVSTTPVKADVFIIAVPSPINPDKTADMKYVQAATKSIVPYLEKGNLVILESTVPPRTVEDVMIPILKESGLEIGTELLVSHSPERVIPGRVFEELVNNSRIVGGINEESSEKTAELYRAFVKGEIFLTDATTAEMVKVIENTYRDVNIAFANELARISERIGVNVWDAIKLANHHPRVNIHLPGPGVGGHCIAVDPWFLVEQDPENAQIIHLSRKTNDSMPLFVAKKVKTISEQHQITNPKVAVLGLSFKANIDDMRESPSVEVIHHLKELNLEFTAFDPHIKEQKIPQQTLQLEEALKNADIVLILTEHDEFKILDPKQTANLVRSKIVLDTKNCLPREAWVNAGFDVRLLGDSKNS, from the coding sequence ATGAATAAAATTTGTGTCATCGGCCTTGGTTATATCGGTCTTCCTACATCTGTTATGTTTGCAAATAATGGCATTCAGGTTCACGGTGTAGACGTCAATGCTGCGGCAGTTGAAAAAATCCAAAATAAGCAGCTTCATATTGAAGAAAATGGACTAGAGGAGCGCCTGATTGCAGCAATAGACAGCGGTAATTTTACTGTATCAACCACACCGGTAAAAGCTGATGTTTTTATCATAGCCGTTCCATCACCAATTAACCCTGATAAAACAGCAGATATGAAATATGTTCAAGCAGCTACAAAATCTATCGTTCCTTATCTTGAAAAGGGAAACCTTGTCATTCTTGAGTCTACTGTTCCTCCAAGGACTGTAGAAGACGTAATGATTCCAATCTTAAAAGAAAGCGGACTCGAAATCGGAACAGAACTACTTGTTTCCCACTCGCCTGAACGAGTTATTCCAGGTCGTGTATTCGAAGAGCTTGTAAATAATAGCCGTATTGTTGGTGGAATTAACGAAGAATCATCTGAAAAAACAGCGGAGCTTTATCGTGCCTTTGTTAAAGGTGAAATTTTCTTAACTGATGCGACAACAGCAGAGATGGTAAAGGTTATTGAAAATACGTACCGCGATGTCAACATTGCATTTGCTAATGAACTTGCACGCATCAGTGAAAGAATCGGCGTGAATGTGTGGGATGCGATTAAGCTTGCGAACCACCACCCACGTGTAAATATCCACTTGCCGGGACCTGGGGTTGGCGGACATTGTATCGCAGTTGATCCATGGTTCCTAGTGGAGCAAGATCCAGAAAATGCACAGATCATTCACCTTTCACGTAAAACAAATGATTCAATGCCACTATTTGTAGCCAAAAAAGTCAAAACAATTAGTGAGCAGCACCAAATCACGAATCCTAAAGTAGCAGTTTTGGGGTTGTCATTTAAAGCAAACATTGATGATATGCGTGAAAGTCCATCTGTTGAGGTTATTCATCACTTGAAAGAGCTTAATCTTGAATTTACTGCTTTTGATCCACATATTAAGGAGCAGAAAATTCCTCAGCAAACGTTACAATTGGAAGAAGCATTAAAGAATGCGGACATCGTTCTTATTTTAACAGAGCATGATGAGTTTAAAATACTTGATCCGAAGCAAACAGCGAACCTAGTTCGTTCAAAAATTGTTTTAGATACAAAAAATTGCCTTCCACGCGAAGCTTGGGTAAATGCAGGTTTTGACGTTCGCTTATTAGGGGATTCTAAAAATAGTTAA
- a CDS encoding oligosaccharide flippase family protein translates to MQKSLIKNAIYKITLNFFNLILPVLIGAYVYRTLGSDAIGRVKYGETIFNYFFIFAAFGIYQYGLREVSRIKNDKQKVAQLFTSLFTFSLLTNFSSLITYMAVAYFGYGEKALFPVLMVYAINFFFNIFYVEWVNEAYEDYGFITIKTIAVKIVYVILLLTLIKGTDDYLIFVGLLVLSTGLNNVISYFYVKRRVKFDFSNLRFRPHLKPLFLVVIFSNGNILYTQLDRFMLGEFVSEKSVSYYTLAQQIATMINALMLSIIQVTIPRLSFLLGGENEEQYLDLLKKITKIYSALLFPAAIGLYAIADLGVIIYGDKEFRAAGPVLSIFALYMITIGFESILSNQVIYIKKKENILVRLIFVCGIANLALNFGFLYLGILDAKTAILTTAIANVLLIASEYVYIRKYLKIPIQLLSWTNLKYLVYSLPFILISLAIRSVVSGTLTLFVLIIAACGLYYLLILFLTKDEIVTLFTSKIKGKLLKK, encoded by the coding sequence ATGCAAAAGTCGTTAATAAAAAACGCAATTTATAAAATCACGTTAAACTTTTTTAATCTAATTTTACCTGTATTAATTGGAGCTTATGTTTATCGCACATTAGGTTCGGATGCCATCGGAAGAGTAAAGTACGGGGAAACAATTTTTAACTATTTCTTTATTTTTGCGGCATTTGGGATCTATCAATATGGACTTCGTGAAGTTAGTCGAATCAAGAATGATAAGCAAAAGGTAGCACAACTATTTACCAGCTTATTCACTTTTAGCTTACTGACAAACTTTTCTTCCTTAATTACCTATATGGCTGTGGCCTATTTCGGTTATGGGGAAAAGGCGTTATTCCCTGTGTTAATGGTGTATGCGATCAACTTTTTCTTCAATATTTTCTATGTTGAATGGGTAAACGAAGCCTATGAAGATTATGGCTTTATTACCATTAAGACAATCGCAGTGAAAATCGTCTATGTCATCCTGTTGTTAACCTTAATTAAAGGCACGGATGACTACCTTATATTTGTCGGACTATTAGTGCTATCAACTGGTTTAAATAACGTGATTAGTTATTTTTATGTGAAACGAAGAGTGAAATTTGATTTTTCAAACTTACGTTTTCGACCGCATCTCAAGCCGTTATTTCTAGTCGTTATTTTTTCAAACGGTAACATCCTGTACACGCAGTTGGACCGGTTTATGCTTGGGGAATTCGTCAGTGAAAAATCCGTTTCCTATTATACCTTGGCACAGCAAATCGCCACGATGATTAATGCGTTGATGTTAAGTATCATTCAGGTGACGATTCCAAGGCTGTCATTCTTATTAGGTGGGGAAAATGAGGAACAGTACCTTGACCTGCTAAAGAAAATTACCAAAATCTATTCTGCCTTGCTGTTTCCAGCGGCGATTGGGCTTTACGCTATTGCAGACCTTGGGGTTATTATCTACGGGGATAAAGAATTTAGAGCTGCAGGCCCGGTTCTATCTATTTTTGCCCTCTATATGATTACGATTGGATTTGAATCCATTTTATCCAATCAGGTCATCTATATTAAAAAGAAAGAAAATATCCTTGTTCGCTTAATTTTTGTCTGTGGAATAGCCAATCTAGCGCTGAATTTTGGCTTCTTATATTTAGGCATCCTAGATGCGAAAACTGCCATCCTAACGACGGCAATTGCCAACGTGTTACTGATTGCAAGTGAATACGTTTATATTCGGAAGTATCTTAAGATCCCCATTCAGTTACTTTCATGGACAAACCTGAAATATCTTGTCTACTCGCTGCCGTTTATTCTTATTTCTCTGGCCATTCGCTCGGTTGTCAGTGGAACGCTTACCCTATTCGTTCTTATCATTGCAGCTTGTGGTCTATATTATTTATTGATTTTATTCCTCACAAAAGATGAAATCGTTACTTTATTTACTTCTAAAATAAAGGGTAAATTGTTGAAAAAATAA
- a CDS encoding flippase yields the protein MSTLKKNFLYVLLQQFVLLGLPFLTIPYISRILGPHGVGHYSYSFSYITLFINVFLLGSNLYAIREIANVKADGQQLSRSFSEIFLIRTGLLAIATVIYFVCVPLIWNRDAVFFWQSLHLIGAFFDITWLFQGLEQFKKVVTRNITLKLLGFGSVFIFVKDEKDLVLYTIIMGAAVIVGNVALFYRLHQYVRLTVTNLVYKTHFIQMLILFIPSFSAMIYSVLDKTMLGIMSTTAQVGFYEQSYKIVYMISSLINISGVVMLPRTSSLIAEERFEKLRQVLRDGVTFTVFLVLPITFGFLLISKDFVLWFLGSKFEASVMIAMIMAPIIIFKSLGVIFGSWYLVPMKKNKEYTLPIVIGALLNFVLNLMLIPRYGGAGAAIATTVTEGLILAIQLWFLRGVLNFKVGTKKAMITYLVASIVMALIGYQLSSYFQLSFLLSIILKVVIGVSVYVGVLLLIREQIAYGYMKKLFAFKPK from the coding sequence ATGTCTACTTTAAAGAAGAATTTCCTTTACGTACTGCTTCAACAATTCGTCTTGCTTGGACTGCCATTTTTAACTATCCCATATATTTCGAGGATATTGGGCCCACACGGTGTGGGACATTATAGTTATAGTTTTTCTTACATTACCCTTTTCATCAATGTATTTCTGCTTGGATCCAACTTGTATGCCATCAGGGAAATCGCAAATGTGAAAGCAGATGGGCAACAGTTATCTCGTTCCTTTAGCGAAATATTTCTAATTCGTACGGGATTATTAGCAATAGCAACGGTCATTTATTTTGTTTGCGTTCCGCTCATTTGGAATCGAGATGCTGTTTTTTTCTGGCAGTCACTCCATTTAATTGGTGCTTTTTTTGATATTACCTGGCTGTTCCAAGGGCTGGAACAATTCAAGAAGGTGGTTACTCGGAATATTACACTCAAGCTTTTGGGCTTTGGAAGTGTGTTTATTTTTGTAAAAGATGAAAAGGATCTTGTTTTATATACCATTATTATGGGAGCAGCTGTAATCGTTGGGAATGTGGCGCTGTTTTACCGATTACATCAATATGTTCGTTTGACGGTAACAAACCTAGTTTACAAAACACATTTTATACAGATGTTGATTCTATTCATCCCTAGCTTTTCAGCTATGATATATTCTGTATTGGATAAAACCATGCTCGGGATTATGTCCACAACGGCTCAGGTAGGCTTTTATGAACAATCCTATAAAATTGTTTATATGATTTCATCCCTGATTAATATTTCAGGAGTCGTCATGCTGCCGCGGACTTCTTCTCTTATTGCGGAGGAGAGGTTTGAAAAGCTAAGGCAGGTACTAAGGGATGGAGTCACCTTTACTGTTTTTCTAGTCCTGCCAATCACCTTTGGATTTTTACTTATTTCTAAGGATTTTGTGCTATGGTTCTTGGGAAGTAAATTCGAGGCGAGCGTGATGATTGCGATGATTATGGCACCGATTATTATTTTTAAGTCATTAGGTGTCATCTTCGGTTCCTGGTACCTGGTTCCTATGAAAAAGAATAAAGAGTATACATTGCCAATCGTTATTGGCGCGCTATTGAACTTTGTTCTAAATCTAATGCTGATTCCACGCTATGGTGGTGCGGGGGCGGCCATTGCCACGACCGTAACAGAAGGATTAATATTAGCCATTCAATTATGGTTCTTAAGAGGTGTTCTTAACTTTAAGGTGGGAACCAAAAAGGCGATGATTACCTATTTGGTAGCTTCTATTGTTATGGCCCTTATTGGATATCAGTTAAGTTCATACTTTCAACTGTCATTCCTGCTGTCGATCATTTTAAAAGTAGTGATTGGAGTATCGGTATATGTAGGAGTTCTTTTATTAATTCGAGAACAGATAGCGTATGGTTATATGAAAAAATTGTTTGCTTTTAAACCAAAATGA
- a CDS encoding MBOAT family O-acyltransferase, whose product MLFNSYIFILVFLPIVFAGYYLLLNLKNKNIAKIFFVIANLYFYSYWNVKYLPIIVSSIAVNFSLATILNKIQSLVLKRIILTLGILFNIALLGYYKYYDFFITNINAVFRTDISLLNLALPLAISFFTFQQIAYLVDTFREGTKEYSLLDYVFFVTFFPHLIAGPIVHHREIIDQLRDGSNYKMKSKNIASGLYIFSIGLFKKVIIADTLAEWANLGYNNIASLTLFDSWITTLAYTFQLYFDFSGYCDMAIGLGLIFNIKLPVNFNSPYKSLDIQDFWRRWHMTLGRFFTHYLYIPLGGSRKGNIRTYINLFIIFFVSGFWHGAGWTFVIWGILHGIASVINRYWKGLNIKLPKYIAWFITFFFVHIAWVFFRSPDLTTAKVMLTKMFSIQSFHFPAGITAVLNERLGTHFIPWSYYFDLKLSALFVVILAIVLLAKNSIERLNSFKPSYRTAVFISFIAVIALLYLNRVSEFLYFKF is encoded by the coding sequence TTGTTATTTAACTCATACATATTCATTCTCGTTTTCTTACCAATAGTATTCGCAGGATATTACCTGCTTTTGAACTTAAAAAACAAAAACATTGCAAAAATCTTTTTTGTGATAGCCAATCTGTATTTCTATAGCTATTGGAATGTGAAGTATTTACCAATAATTGTTTCATCCATTGCGGTTAATTTCAGCCTGGCAACCATCTTAAATAAAATTCAGAGCCTCGTGTTGAAAAGAATTATTTTAACTCTTGGCATCCTTTTTAATATTGCCTTGCTCGGTTATTACAAGTATTATGATTTCTTTATAACCAATATCAATGCAGTCTTCAGAACTGATATTTCCCTGTTGAATCTAGCTTTACCACTAGCAATCAGTTTCTTTACTTTCCAGCAAATCGCTTACCTGGTTGACACCTTTCGGGAAGGAACAAAAGAATATTCTTTACTTGATTATGTTTTCTTTGTCACTTTCTTTCCCCACTTAATTGCAGGGCCAATTGTTCATCATCGTGAAATTATTGATCAACTTAGAGATGGTTCAAATTACAAAATGAAATCGAAAAACATTGCCTCAGGGCTATATATTTTTTCAATTGGGCTTTTTAAAAAGGTAATTATCGCTGATACACTTGCTGAATGGGCAAATCTAGGCTATAACAATATCGCTTCCTTAACACTTTTCGATAGCTGGATTACAACGCTGGCATACACTTTCCAGTTGTATTTTGATTTCAGTGGCTACTGCGATATGGCGATTGGTTTAGGACTAATATTTAATATTAAGCTCCCAGTTAACTTTAATTCACCCTATAAGTCATTGGATATACAAGACTTTTGGCGCAGATGGCATATGACCCTTGGCCGCTTCTTTACTCATTATCTATATATCCCATTAGGTGGAAGCAGAAAAGGTAATATCCGAACATATATTAATCTTTTCATCATTTTCTTTGTCAGCGGATTTTGGCATGGTGCCGGCTGGACATTTGTTATTTGGGGGATTCTACACGGAATTGCTTCTGTTATTAACCGTTACTGGAAAGGACTCAATATTAAGCTTCCTAAGTATATTGCCTGGTTTATTACCTTTTTCTTTGTACACATAGCATGGGTATTTTTCCGCTCACCAGATTTAACAACAGCTAAAGTCATGCTAACAAAAATGTTTAGTATTCAATCCTTCCATTTTCCAGCTGGAATTACAGCAGTCTTAAACGAACGTCTTGGAACACATTTTATTCCATGGTCTTATTATTTTGATTTGAAATTATCCGCCCTATTCGTGGTGATATTAGCAATTGTCCTTTTAGCAAAAAACTCAATTGAACGTTTAAATTCATTCAAACCAAGTTACCGTACCGCTGTTTTTATCAGTTTTATTGCTGTTATTGCCTTATTGTACCTAAATAGGGTTAGTGAATTTCTATATTTTAAATTTTAA
- a CDS encoding WecB/TagA/CpsF family glycosyltransferase: MKENFLGVDVCNYDYDQLASLLMKDIETKKKSFIVAINPEKIMKAQEDEELRKLLNRADYQIPDGIGVILASKLKGGQVKSRVTGIDMMLKLCQTAAAQGKRIFLYGGKPGVADAAKAELEKQIPGIKIVGTLHGYEKDEEVIINTINQHDPEIMFVALGSPAQEYWIVNHMDQVAPYVFQGVGGSYDVISGNLKRAPEVFQSLGLEWFYRLVKEPWRWKRQLILPKFLLRTLKK; encoded by the coding sequence ATGAAGGAAAATTTCCTCGGGGTGGATGTTTGTAATTATGATTATGATCAGCTTGCCTCGTTATTGATGAAGGATATCGAAACGAAAAAAAAATCATTTATAGTTGCCATTAATCCTGAAAAAATTATGAAGGCCCAAGAAGATGAAGAGCTTAGAAAACTGTTGAACCGCGCTGATTATCAAATTCCAGATGGGATTGGAGTCATCTTAGCGTCCAAGCTAAAGGGTGGCCAAGTGAAAAGCCGGGTAACAGGGATTGATATGATGTTGAAGCTGTGTCAAACAGCGGCTGCACAAGGAAAGCGCATCTTCTTATATGGCGGAAAACCAGGCGTGGCTGATGCGGCCAAAGCAGAGTTGGAAAAGCAAATCCCTGGCATTAAAATTGTTGGTACACTACATGGGTATGAAAAAGATGAAGAAGTAATTATCAATACGATTAATCAGCATGATCCTGAAATTATGTTCGTGGCACTCGGCAGTCCAGCACAAGAATATTGGATTGTCAATCATATGGATCAAGTGGCACCTTACGTGTTTCAAGGAGTCGGTGGTTCCTATGATGTCATATCAGGGAATCTGAAACGGGCGCCTGAAGTATTTCAGTCACTTGGTCTTGAATGGTTCTACCGTCTTGTGAAAGAACCTTGGCGCTGGAAAAGGCAGTTAATTTTGCCGAAGTTTCTATTAAGAACGTTAAAAAAATAA
- a CDS encoding O-antigen ligase family protein, giving the protein MNLLQRNLSILFIGILAVIVGLVVTNSKLALLISVFIALLSFWKKENGILFLLIFIPLRPFLIAVNPGYKVIGDAIIGLLLIRTIWDSRKELRKLFTFHHFELAFFAFAVIGVLSALITDVSLKAIIVQLRAYFLFYLVYYIVKRMDFTSEMIRRMSYTTFFLAVIMSIQGIVEKISNKTALMPQEWQEWWLSPTNRIRVYGLLKGPNELSLYLLIAFIISLYLLKQVRGKARSFLYVGMTLMGTTILLTYSRGTLLTLFAFLFIYVIVNRKWRPFVKLSIVAIVSIGLFFGVNQAADLYYNHYLTGEDQEGYGNDNDSGSKRYKNAFSEETIGQSSSSGRLYYVKKAVEIFKDHPIIGTGFGTFGGAATLAYSSPIYDDYGIETNFYSDNQYILVLAETGILGTLALILVSYFLLVVTWKNRKKFYGPLLSYLFIALIVGGAVYNILENDTFMMFYFILLGIVLNKQINKEPDSFI; this is encoded by the coding sequence ATGAATTTACTTCAAAGAAACCTTTCAATCTTATTCATAGGAATACTGGCGGTAATAGTCGGTCTAGTAGTAACCAATTCGAAATTGGCTCTGCTGATTTCGGTGTTTATAGCGCTATTGTCTTTTTGGAAAAAAGAAAATGGAATTTTATTTTTGCTTATTTTTATTCCATTACGACCGTTTTTAATAGCCGTTAATCCAGGATATAAAGTGATTGGAGATGCCATTATCGGCTTATTACTCATTCGGACCATTTGGGATTCTCGCAAAGAATTAAGAAAGTTGTTTACCTTCCATCATTTTGAATTAGCGTTTTTTGCTTTTGCTGTAATCGGTGTGCTTTCTGCCTTAATAACTGATGTTTCTCTTAAGGCAATTATTGTCCAGTTGCGTGCTTACTTTTTGTTTTATCTCGTTTATTATATTGTTAAGCGCATGGATTTCACTTCAGAGATGATTCGAAGAATGTCTTACACCACCTTTTTCTTAGCTGTTATTATGTCTATTCAAGGGATAGTTGAAAAAATCTCTAATAAAACGGCGTTAATGCCGCAAGAATGGCAGGAATGGTGGTTGTCACCAACGAACCGAATTCGTGTTTACGGCTTGCTTAAAGGGCCTAATGAATTATCACTATATTTATTAATCGCCTTTATCATCTCACTCTATTTATTAAAGCAGGTTCGTGGTAAGGCACGTTCTTTCCTTTATGTAGGGATGACCTTAATGGGTACCACGATTCTGCTTACGTATTCACGGGGAACTCTGTTGACATTATTTGCTTTTCTATTCATCTATGTAATCGTAAATAGAAAATGGAGACCTTTTGTCAAGCTTAGCATCGTTGCTATTGTGTCTATTGGTCTGTTCTTTGGGGTTAACCAAGCAGCAGATCTGTATTATAATCATTATTTAACCGGTGAAGACCAAGAGGGATACGGGAATGATAATGACAGCGGTTCGAAGCGATATAAAAATGCGTTTTCTGAAGAAACTATCGGACAGAGTAGTTCAAGCGGAAGGCTTTATTACGTAAAAAAAGCAGTTGAGATTTTTAAAGACCATCCGATCATTGGAACAGGCTTTGGGACATTTGGCGGGGCGGCAACACTTGCTTATTCCTCACCGATTTATGATGATTACGGAATTGAAACTAATTTCTATTCAGATAACCAATATATTCTTGTCCTTGCTGAAACAGGAATTCTAGGAACGCTTGCTCTTATCTTGGTGAGCTATTTCTTATTAGTTGTTACCTGGAAAAACAGAAAGAAGTTTTATGGACCGCTGCTTTCCTACTTATTTATTGCCTTAATTGTCGGAGGAGCAGTTTATAACATCCTTGAAAATGATACTTTTATGATGTTCTACTTCATCCTTTTGGGTATTGTATTGAACAAACAAATAAACAAAGAGCCAGATTCCTTTATTTAA
- a CDS encoding NlpC/P60 family protein, with translation MKKFIVSGLLSCSLLLSGFIGGQKTEAASFGDKVTDIALEYIGVPYVWGGTSPSGFDCSGFTSYTYKQAGITLPRTASDQYTRGQAVSKSNLQEGDLVFFSTYKAGASHVGIYLSDNKFVHASSKGVKVSSLSESYYSSTYIGSKRIGNTTNGWVLSNKKWYFYKNSVKQTGWLKDNSEWYYLDSDGEMATGWLNWHNDWYYMYSSGAMGTGWIYSGGKWYYLYSDGSMAKSTTINGYKLNSNGAWIQ, from the coding sequence ATGAAGAAATTTATAGTCAGTGGTCTACTGTCATGTTCTTTACTCTTGAGCGGATTTATTGGTGGACAGAAAACAGAAGCAGCGTCATTTGGAGATAAGGTAACAGACATAGCGCTTGAATATATCGGAGTCCCTTATGTTTGGGGAGGCACATCACCGAGTGGATTTGATTGCTCTGGTTTTACGAGTTATACATATAAGCAAGCGGGTATTACTCTCCCTCGAACAGCTTCTGATCAATACACCAGGGGGCAAGCTGTTTCAAAAAGTAACTTACAAGAAGGAGATTTAGTTTTCTTTAGTACATATAAGGCTGGAGCTTCTCATGTGGGAATTTATTTAAGTGACAATAAGTTTGTTCATGCGTCATCAAAAGGTGTAAAAGTTAGTTCTCTGTCAGAATCTTATTACTCATCAACATATATTGGTTCTAAACGTATTGGAAATACCACTAATGGTTGGGTTCTTTCAAATAAAAAGTGGTACTTCTATAAAAATAGTGTTAAACAGACTGGTTGGTTGAAAGATAACAGCGAATGGTATTATCTGGATTCAGACGGTGAAATGGCTACTGGTTGGTTAAATTGGCATAATGATTGGTATTATATGTATTCAAGTGGTGCAATGGGTACAGGTTGGATATATTCAGGTGGAAAATGGTATTATCTATACTCCGATGGATCCATGGCTAAAAGCACAACCATTAATGGGTATAAATTGAACAGCAATGGGGCTTGGATTCAATAA